From a region of the Zingiber officinale cultivar Zhangliang chromosome 4B, Zo_v1.1, whole genome shotgun sequence genome:
- the LOC121978781 gene encoding uncharacterized protein LOC121978781 gives MATRLRKGSRVEVMFQDADDRPMPPYSWRRGDLLSFNSCQFIVRLDDPQVPVQCVPRDCIRPLAPPFVGRFPWKVGNVVEVLEDYAWWPAIVVGVDVHRRIFSVCLWNSGREIQVRSFNLRQRKQWIHKQWSLVDKFEKHEYRSEAEEEFPFSGGDRAPSCAAADTESCNVVARKRRSPTQREEEELRQRRNRRRVNFRVPAPSSSTSSVDSSPYPN, from the exons ATGGCGACGAGGTTGAGGAAGGGTAGCAGAGTGGAGGTCATGTTCCAAGACGCCGACGATCGCCCCATGCCGCCGTATTCATGGCGCCGCGGCGATCTCCTCTCTTTCAATTCGTGCCAGTTCATTGTTCGCCTCGATGACCCCCAGGTGCCGGTGCAGTGCGTCCCCAGGGACTGCATCCGCCCCCTCGCTCCTCCCTTTGTCGGCCGTTTCCCGTGGAAAGTAGGCAACGTGGTCGAGGTCTTGGAGGACTACGCGTGGTGGCCGGCTATAGTCGTCGGTGTGGATGTGCATCGTCGGATCTTCAGCGTTTGCCTATGGAACTCGGGGAGGGAGATTCAAGTTCGCTCgttcaatctccgacagaggaagCAATGGATTCACAAACAATGGTCGCTCGTCGATAAGTTTGAG AAGCATGAATATCGATCGGAAGCGGAGGAAGAATTTCCTTTCAGTGGTGGAGACAGAGCTCCGTCGTGCGCCGCCGCCGATACAGAGTCCTGCAACGTGGTCGCCCGGAAGAGGAGGAGTCCGACccaaagagaggaggaggagctaCGCCAACGCCGGAACCGACGCCGAGTCAATTTCCGGGTTCCCGCTCCGTCTTCTTCGACGTCTTCTGTCGATAGTTCTCCTTATCCTAATTAG